A window of the Cellvibrio sp. pealriver genome harbors these coding sequences:
- a CDS encoding TolC family outer membrane protein — MTASLSGRISLVIHSVVLVSICALSGQVAAQAQQAANTVKDAALQAIESNPDVQASWHEFRAAIQDVRVARAGYLPSVDVGTSTGKSNRDYDGRASYTNNQAQVTLSQMLFTGFRTSGEVARFDGVRLVRYYELLNTVETTALEAVRAYEDVKRDRELVKLARNNYAKHQEVFNQIQERAESGVGRRVDLEQAAGRLALAESNLLTEASNLHDVTARYLRVVGQLPADDLAEVDLARQTLPENIRTALTLAYQGNPGFHAAIKNISVAQAAVKVERSGYYPKAELRARQVTSRNQNGFDNRTDPDSYGDESAVELAITYNLYSGGANRAAVRRSLEQVNQAKDLRDQACVDLRQNTQIAYNDAQRIREQLTSLQQHRMSSDKVRTAYAEQFNIGQRTLLDLLDAENEYFQASRALIIANSELELAYARSLAAMGSLLPALGIVRDGLGILHDTKVEDTLNISASACPDDAPVALGRDDLISAVTPLAGDALFDVGSSELKAGAAQKLDQLVADIKATDNVVQINIAGHTDNTGTDALNIPLSKARAQRVRDYFVLNGLESIPMTVDGFGSTRPVADNTSVAGKAANRRVDVTVTRRE; from the coding sequence ATGACAGCTTCTTTATCAGGCCGTATCTCTCTGGTCATCCATTCTGTGGTGCTGGTGTCTATTTGTGCGTTATCGGGTCAGGTTGCAGCGCAAGCCCAACAAGCCGCAAACACAGTAAAAGATGCAGCATTGCAAGCGATAGAGTCCAACCCTGATGTTCAAGCCAGCTGGCATGAATTCCGTGCTGCCATCCAGGATGTGCGCGTTGCGCGGGCAGGCTACTTGCCATCGGTTGATGTTGGCACGTCAACGGGAAAATCCAATCGCGATTACGATGGCCGTGCGAGTTACACCAATAATCAGGCTCAGGTGACTCTCAGCCAAATGCTGTTTACCGGTTTTCGCACATCGGGTGAAGTGGCTCGTTTTGATGGCGTGCGTTTGGTGCGCTACTACGAATTGTTGAATACGGTTGAAACCACTGCGCTTGAAGCGGTGCGCGCCTATGAAGATGTCAAACGCGACCGTGAGTTGGTGAAATTGGCGCGCAATAATTACGCAAAGCATCAGGAAGTATTTAATCAAATCCAGGAGCGTGCTGAATCCGGTGTTGGTCGTCGTGTGGATCTGGAACAAGCTGCTGGGCGTTTGGCGTTGGCGGAGTCCAACTTGTTGACCGAAGCATCCAACTTGCATGATGTCACAGCGCGTTATTTGCGTGTTGTTGGCCAATTGCCGGCAGACGATCTTGCGGAAGTAGATTTAGCCCGGCAAACACTTCCGGAAAATATCCGTACCGCATTGACTCTGGCTTACCAAGGCAACCCCGGTTTTCATGCAGCGATAAAAAATATCAGTGTTGCGCAAGCCGCCGTAAAAGTAGAGCGTTCTGGTTATTATCCAAAAGCAGAATTGCGCGCGCGTCAGGTGACCAGCCGCAACCAAAATGGTTTTGATAATCGCACAGACCCAGATAGTTACGGCGATGAAAGCGCCGTAGAGCTTGCGATCACTTACAACCTTTACAGTGGTGGAGCTAACCGTGCAGCGGTGCGCCGTTCATTGGAGCAAGTGAATCAGGCAAAAGATTTGCGTGATCAAGCCTGCGTGGATTTACGCCAGAATACACAAATTGCTTACAACGATGCGCAGCGTATTCGTGAGCAATTAACATCATTACAACAGCACCGCATGTCGAGCGATAAAGTGCGTACGGCTTATGCAGAGCAATTTAATATTGGCCAGCGCACCCTGCTTGATTTGTTGGATGCCGAGAATGAATATTTCCAGGCAAGCCGTGCGTTAATTATTGCCAACAGTGAATTGGAATTAGCCTATGCCCGTTCCTTGGCTGCGATGGGCAGTCTGTTGCCTGCGTTGGGAATTGTGCGCGATGGCTTGGGTATTTTGCATGACACCAAAGTAGAAGATACGTTGAACATTTCGGCATCGGCTTGCCCGGATGATGCGCCTGTCGCATTAGGCCGTGATGATTTGATCAGCGCCGTAACACCACTCGCGGGCGATGCCTTATTTGATGTGGGCAGCTCGGAATTAAAAGCAGGTGCTGCGCAGAAATTGGATCAATTAGTTGCCGATATTAAAGCGACCGACAATGTAGTACAGATCAATATTGCCGGACATACCGATAACACCGGAACCGATGCATTGAATATTCCGCTGTCTAAAGCGCGCGCGCAACGTGTGCGTGATTATTTTGTGCTGAATGGTTTGGAATCTATCCCGATGACAGTCGATGGTTTTGGTTCTACCCGCCCTGTTGCCGACAACACCAGTGTGGCAGGTAAGGCGGCGAACCGCCGTGTTGATGTCACTGTCACCCGTCGCGAATAA
- a CDS encoding type I secretion system permease/ATPase, translated as MTLDVQPTTDVSPVANSGGPLLECLLLVARAHQLVCTRESLLAGLPLDAQQLSPSLFPRAAKRAGLASNIVQRDLLHLNPALFPAVLLLQDNQACVLLSLESDSARVLYPELGDAVVNIPINQLQEQFTGRAFYVRPQERYDLRAAEIGKTANSKNRDAHWFWGVIAEHKYLYRDVLLTALLINFFALVSPLFVMNVYDRVVPNHATDTLWVLAIGMLIAISADFVLRMMRAWFVDLAASRVDVTLSASIMERVLGMKLSERPASVGSFTAGLQSFEAIRSFISSATILALVDLPFVLLFLIVVLLISWPLVFPVLVGVALVMIYTAAVQHKMHLLSENSMQASAQRNATLVESLHALETVKILGAEGRMQSIWEKTTLLVSRVGVKMRLLSGSVGTSTLWIQQAVSVVIIIVGVYQIIEGNLSQGGLIAAYMLASRVMAPVGQTAGLLMQYHNAATALTALEQIMEKPVERPLDKQWISRPHLQGGIEFKKVAFKYPQDEREVLRDVSFKLNPGERVAILGRNGSGKTTIEKLIAGLYESTSGTVLLDGIDIRQLDPAELRRNMGYVSQDVNLFFGSLRDNIAFGSPHATDEMILEAVRLSGLTDFVNQHPMGLAMPVGEQGQLLSGGQRQSVSIARALLNDPSILLLDEPTGSMDHTSEEEFKRNLMRFAAHKTLLVITHRTSLLELVNRIIVIDAGKIVADGPKDQVVEALRQGQIGRAS; from the coding sequence ATGACCCTTGATGTTCAACCAACCACGGATGTTTCTCCGGTAGCCAATAGTGGTGGGCCACTGCTTGAATGTTTATTGCTGGTTGCGCGCGCGCATCAGCTGGTGTGTACCCGTGAATCATTGCTGGCAGGTTTGCCGTTGGATGCGCAGCAATTATCACCATCGCTTTTTCCCCGTGCTGCTAAACGTGCAGGGCTCGCCAGTAATATTGTGCAGCGCGATTTGTTGCACTTAAACCCTGCATTATTTCCCGCCGTATTATTGCTGCAAGATAATCAGGCGTGTGTGTTGCTCTCGTTAGAGTCCGATAGCGCCCGGGTGTTGTATCCGGAATTGGGCGATGCAGTAGTCAACATTCCCATAAACCAATTACAAGAACAGTTTACTGGACGTGCATTTTATGTGCGCCCACAAGAGCGCTACGATTTGCGCGCAGCAGAAATTGGCAAAACAGCCAATAGTAAAAATCGTGATGCTCATTGGTTTTGGGGCGTGATTGCAGAGCATAAATATTTATATCGCGATGTATTGCTTACTGCATTGCTCATTAATTTTTTTGCGTTGGTATCGCCACTGTTTGTGATGAACGTGTATGACCGTGTGGTGCCCAACCATGCGACGGATACCTTGTGGGTACTGGCAATTGGGATGTTGATTGCGATCAGCGCTGATTTTGTGCTGCGCATGATGCGTGCCTGGTTTGTAGACCTTGCAGCAAGCCGTGTTGATGTCACCTTGTCGGCGTCTATTATGGAGCGGGTGTTGGGGATGAAACTCTCTGAACGGCCTGCATCGGTTGGATCTTTCACTGCGGGTTTGCAATCCTTTGAAGCAATCCGAAGTTTTATTTCATCGGCAACCATTTTGGCGCTGGTTGATTTGCCCTTTGTGTTGTTGTTCCTGATTGTGGTGTTGTTAATTTCCTGGCCGCTGGTATTTCCGGTATTGGTTGGTGTTGCATTGGTAATGATTTATACCGCTGCCGTGCAACACAAAATGCATTTGCTGTCTGAAAATTCCATGCAGGCATCGGCGCAGCGCAATGCCACTTTGGTTGAAAGTTTACATGCGCTGGAAACCGTAAAAATATTAGGCGCAGAAGGGCGCATGCAATCCATTTGGGAAAAAACCACACTGTTGGTTTCGCGCGTGGGTGTCAAAATGCGTTTGCTATCCGGCTCGGTGGGCACAAGCACTTTGTGGATCCAACAAGCGGTATCAGTAGTCATTATTATTGTCGGCGTGTATCAAATTATTGAGGGCAACCTGAGTCAGGGCGGGTTGATTGCAGCTTATATGCTGGCATCGCGCGTGATGGCTCCAGTAGGCCAAACGGCCGGCTTGTTAATGCAATATCACAATGCTGCAACGGCGCTGACGGCACTGGAACAGATTATGGAAAAACCAGTGGAGCGCCCGCTGGACAAACAATGGATCAGTCGCCCGCATTTACAGGGCGGTATTGAATTTAAAAAAGTTGCGTTTAAATATCCGCAAGATGAGCGCGAGGTATTGCGCGATGTATCGTTCAAATTAAATCCCGGTGAACGTGTTGCGATTCTTGGCCGCAATGGTTCCGGCAAAACCACTATCGAAAAATTAATCGCCGGTTTGTATGAATCAACATCCGGTACCGTCTTGCTGGATGGAATTGATATCCGTCAACTTGACCCTGCGGAGCTGCGCCGCAACATGGGTTATGTATCGCAAGATGTGAATTTATTTTTTGGTTCGCTGCGTGACAATATTGCCTTTGGTTCGCCTCACGCGACGGATGAAATGATTTTGGAAGCGGTGCGCTTGAGCGGGCTCACGGATTTTGTAAACCAACATCCGATGGGATTGGCGATGCCGGTAGGTGAGCAAGGGCAGTTATTATCGGGCGGCCAACGCCAGTCGGTCAGCATTGCGCGCGCGTTGTTAAATGATCCTTCTATTCTTTTGCTGGATGAGCCCACCGGTTCAATGGATCACACCAGTGAAGAAGAATTCAAACGCAATCTAATGCGTTTTGCCGCGCACAAAACCTTGCTGGTGATTACACATCGCACCTCGCTGTTGGAGTTGGTGAATCGCATTATTGTGATTGATGCTGGCAAAATTGTTGCAGACGGGCCTAAAGACCAGGTTGTGGAAGCCTTGCGCCAAGGTCAGATTGGGAGGGCTTCTTGA
- a CDS encoding HlyD family type I secretion periplasmic adaptor subunit: MSQTNMPHELPNTAQTAAQKKMTRDQLWFEKLGRWLDKLGIPASRMIDKAYARWLDPLHEQPKDWVTDSDWARLQQEPIKARLLLRMIALIIFILLVWAAFAPLDEVARGEGKVIPSSQLQVIQSFDGGVVQEVLVREGQIVNKGDLLLRIDPTRFIATFRENRAEYLSLQARAARLQALTSNSEFTLPDDLSSEAPDIALHERNQYEFNRKELDEQLSIARSQLDQRTEELNEVRAKLTQATRALELATQELNVTKPLLASGAISEVEILRLEGEVANAKGAREQSLAQESRLLLAIEESQGKLRETELQANNKWRAELSDVLSKIAALTESSTGLADKIKLAEIRSPVRGTVQRVFTNTVGGVVQPGHEVIEMVPLDDDLLVEAKVSPKDIAFLHPGQEAIVKFTAYDFVVYGGLRGKVEHISPDTITDEKDRTFYIVRVRTERAGFDPTLPIMPGMMTQVDILTGKKTVLAYLLKPVLRAQQNAMTER; the protein is encoded by the coding sequence ATGAGCCAGACCAATATGCCGCATGAGCTACCAAACACAGCACAAACCGCTGCGCAGAAAAAAATGACGCGCGACCAGCTCTGGTTTGAAAAGCTCGGACGCTGGTTGGATAAATTGGGAATTCCTGCAAGCCGTATGATTGATAAGGCGTATGCGCGCTGGCTTGATCCATTGCATGAGCAACCCAAAGATTGGGTGACCGATTCGGATTGGGCGCGTTTGCAACAAGAACCGATTAAAGCGCGCTTGTTGTTGCGCATGATCGCGCTGATTATTTTTATATTGTTAGTGTGGGCTGCGTTTGCACCTTTGGATGAAGTGGCGCGCGGTGAGGGTAAAGTAATTCCGTCATCGCAACTGCAAGTGATCCAGTCATTTGATGGCGGTGTTGTGCAAGAGGTGTTGGTGCGCGAAGGGCAAATAGTCAACAAGGGCGACTTGTTGTTGCGTATTGATCCCACGCGGTTTATTGCGACCTTTCGTGAAAATCGCGCGGAATATTTATCGTTGCAGGCGCGCGCTGCACGCTTGCAAGCATTGACCTCCAACAGTGAATTCACTTTGCCTGACGATTTATCGAGCGAGGCGCCGGATATCGCTTTGCATGAACGTAATCAGTATGAATTTAACCGCAAGGAATTAGACGAGCAATTAAGTATCGCCCGCAGCCAGCTGGATCAGCGTACCGAAGAATTAAATGAAGTCCGTGCAAAATTAACCCAGGCAACGCGCGCGCTGGAGTTGGCAACCCAGGAGTTAAATGTCACCAAACCTTTGTTGGCGAGCGGTGCTATTTCGGAAGTGGAAATTTTGCGCTTGGAAGGTGAGGTCGCGAATGCCAAGGGCGCGCGCGAGCAATCGCTTGCACAAGAATCGCGTTTGTTATTGGCGATTGAAGAGTCGCAAGGAAAATTGCGCGAGACAGAATTGCAGGCGAATAACAAATGGCGTGCAGAATTATCGGATGTGTTGAGCAAAATCGCTGCGCTTACGGAGAGCAGTACTGGCCTTGCCGACAAAATTAAATTAGCCGAAATCCGTTCACCGGTGCGCGGTACTGTGCAACGTGTGTTTACCAATACGGTAGGCGGTGTGGTGCAACCGGGGCACGAAGTGATTGAGATGGTGCCGCTGGATGATGATTTATTGGTGGAGGCGAAAGTGTCGCCCAAAGATATTGCATTCCTGCACCCGGGGCAGGAGGCGATTGTGAAATTTACCGCCTACGATTTTGTTGTTTATGGCGGTTTGCGCGGAAAAGTGGAGCACATCAGCCCCGATACCATCACCGATGAAAAAGACCGCACGTTTTATATTGTGCGGGTGCGCACTGAACGCGCCGGTTTTGATCCAACACTGCCGATCATGCCGGGGATGATGACGCAAGTGGATATTCTTACTGGCAAGAAAACCGTATTGGCGTATTTGTTAAAACCCGTGTTGCGCGCACAACAAAATGCGATGACTGAACGATGA
- a CDS encoding response regulator transcription factor, translating into MSQHLFIAPADIQSPRWRQAFPTAFFAQDATLLTHADCVWLLVRNDDDMRALQSIAAHGKKIIAMTQIESGEQARSVLESGASGYVHYLAAASVLEQVAQVVAAGGMWLGADLMRQLVLATARSLPATKPVNGKPVDLTQLTSRELAVAERVAAGKTNKEVARELDITERTVKAHLGSAFEKLNVRDRLHLVLVMSGRAVT; encoded by the coding sequence ATGAGCCAACATTTGTTTATTGCGCCTGCGGATATCCAATCACCGCGTTGGCGGCAGGCATTCCCCACTGCGTTTTTTGCACAGGATGCAACGCTTCTGACGCACGCCGATTGCGTGTGGCTGCTGGTGCGCAACGATGACGATATGCGTGCGTTGCAATCTATCGCTGCGCACGGAAAAAAAATCATCGCCATGACCCAGATCGAATCGGGCGAGCAAGCGCGCAGCGTATTGGAATCGGGCGCGAGCGGTTATGTGCATTATCTGGCGGCCGCTTCTGTGCTGGAGCAGGTTGCGCAAGTCGTCGCTGCAGGTGGTATGTGGTTGGGCGCGGACTTGATGCGCCAGCTGGTATTGGCAACCGCGCGCAGTTTGCCAGCGACCAAGCCGGTCAATGGCAAACCGGTCGATTTAACCCAACTGACCAGCCGTGAGTTGGCGGTCGCCGAGCGGGTGGCGGCAGGCAAGACTAATAAAGAAGTCGCGCGCGAGCTGGATATCACCGAGCGCACAGTGAAGGCTCATTTGGGTTCTGCATTTGAGAAGCTCAATGTGCGTGATCGTTTGCATCTGGTGTTGGTCATGTCGGGGCGGGCTGTCACTTAA